The Desulfovibrio sp. Fe33 genome includes a window with the following:
- a CDS encoding YwbE family protein — protein sequence MDGRNRKDIKPGQKVRIVLKKDQRTGALTEGVVAALLTKSPTHPHGIKVRLADGQVGRVKEILE from the coding sequence ATGGACGGAAGAAACCGCAAAGATATCAAGCCGGGCCAAAAGGTCCGCATCGTGCTCAAAAAAGACCAGCGTACAGGCGCTCTCACCGAAGGCGTGGTCGCCGCCCTGCTGACCAAATCCCCCACACACCCGCACGGCATCAAGGTACGCCTCGCCGACGGCCAGGTCGGCCGCGTGAAAGAGATATTAGAGTAA
- a CDS encoding integrase core domain-containing protein translates to GIDVEFIEPGKPQQNGSHERMHRTLKREFRKGRDMRQQTRLMRSWRRIYNHRRGHEALGMAVPASRYVRSVRSFPPIIPDFQYDEGEAVRRVKRSGEILWAGKMRYINQGLRGCSVGLLDDQNGDLIVYAGSVLLGLLKRDGSGGLIRPPEPKQKR, encoded by the coding sequence GGCATTGACGTCGAGTTTATCGAACCCGGCAAGCCGCAGCAAAATGGCTCGCATGAAAGGATGCATCGCACTTTGAAGCGAGAATTTCGCAAGGGCCGGGACATGCGCCAGCAGACACGGCTCATGCGCTCCTGGCGCAGGATTTACAACCATCGGCGCGGTCACGAGGCGCTTGGCATGGCCGTGCCCGCCAGCCGATACGTCAGATCAGTTCGGAGTTTTCCCCCTATCATCCCGGATTTTCAATATGATGAGGGCGAGGCTGTCAGGCGTGTCAAACGCAGCGGGGAAATCCTATGGGCCGGGAAAATGCGATACATCAACCAGGGGTTGCGCGGTTGCTCGGTGGGGCTGCTGGATGATCAAAACGGCGACTTGATTGTTTACGCAGGATCGGTCCTGCTGGGGCTTTTGAAAAGGGACGGCTCCGGGGGCCTGATCAGGCCCCCGGAGCCGAAACAGAAACGGTAA